Proteins from a genomic interval of Cupriavidus sp. WKF15:
- a CDS encoding AraC family transcriptional regulator, translating into MSGKPQRYQGDYVAWTGGCLFIGSGGGPVAPHAHYAIQLVIGAPSGLRVQSGHRGQAMLCQGALVPSRAVHSIDVSSCDWSAVLFIEPETREGRALSARMEGQVELLGEAVLAGVLSRLEHAWRMTRTVEAVQDVAQALVGSLSRTIPHVPSDPRVLKAIEHLRAHRGEPPSLEDVAAVVHLSASRFRHVFVEQTGMPLRTYQLWRRLLKAWEILMEGDNLANAAHAAGFADSAHLSRTCRTMFGLAPSAMQMRGPLSERLRASSSYLG; encoded by the coding sequence GTGAGTGGCAAGCCGCAGCGATACCAGGGCGACTACGTCGCCTGGACCGGTGGCTGCCTGTTCATCGGTTCAGGGGGCGGCCCCGTGGCGCCGCACGCGCATTACGCGATCCAGCTGGTGATCGGGGCCCCGTCGGGTCTTCGGGTCCAGTCCGGCCATCGCGGGCAAGCGATGCTTTGCCAGGGCGCGCTCGTGCCATCCCGCGCGGTGCACAGCATAGATGTCTCGTCGTGCGACTGGAGCGCGGTGCTGTTCATCGAGCCGGAGACACGCGAGGGTCGTGCGCTGTCGGCGCGGATGGAGGGGCAAGTGGAGCTGTTGGGCGAAGCGGTGCTGGCGGGCGTGCTGTCCCGGCTGGAGCACGCCTGGCGAATGACCAGAACCGTGGAGGCGGTACAGGACGTCGCGCAGGCATTGGTGGGCTCGCTGTCGCGGACCATCCCGCACGTGCCGTCGGATCCACGCGTGCTGAAGGCGATCGAGCATCTCCGGGCGCATCGCGGCGAGCCACCGAGCCTGGAGGACGTGGCTGCGGTCGTGCACCTGTCGGCCAGCCGGTTTCGCCATGTCTTTGTCGAGCAGACCGGGATGCCGCTGCGGACCTACCAGCTCTGGCGCCGGTTGCTGAAGGCCTGGGAAATCCTCATGGAGGGCGACAACCTCGCGAATGCCGCCCACGCAGCGGGGTTTGCGGACTCGGCGCACCTGTCGCGCACCTGTCGCACCATGTTCGGCCTGGCCCCCTCGGCCATGCAGATGAGGGGGCCGCTGAGCGAGCGGCTGCGCGCCTCGTCCTCCTACCTCGGCTGA
- a CDS encoding cytochrome c peroxidase, which produces MKTLGIKAGMALAGVPVAMAIAAGVSTPAPQAALRDAWVPEDLQTLATMQLAQAGPRPADPSNIHERSGNAASLGRALFNDPRLSRNGHVSCASCHAPAAQFEDGRPLGQGLGTGKRRTMPVMGAAGAPFLFWDGRKDSLWSQALGPMEDAAEHGGNRVRFVRIMQAHYAAQYEQVFGPLPAMPALAPDASPLGTEDERAAWAALPPATQQQVNRVFANMGKAIAAYESRVQYGPSRFDRYVGSTLAADSRGQDVLTVQEVRGLRLFLGKGQCITCHNGPMLSDHAFHNTGVPPLDPGHPDRGRADAITKLLRDEFNCLGPYSDAKPEQCGELNFLAKDDPAHLGAFRTPSLRNVAERAPYMHAGQITTLRDVVRHYVEAPDAVVGQSELARPGEAPGQRQAVRLSPRDVEDLVAFLGTLSGAIDQPR; this is translated from the coding sequence GTGAAGACGCTCGGCATCAAGGCCGGCATGGCACTCGCGGGCGTGCCGGTGGCCATGGCTATCGCGGCGGGCGTGTCGACGCCGGCACCGCAGGCGGCGCTGCGCGACGCCTGGGTGCCGGAAGACCTGCAGACACTGGCCACCATGCAGCTCGCACAAGCGGGGCCGCGCCCTGCCGACCCATCCAATATCCACGAGCGCAGCGGCAACGCGGCCAGTCTGGGCCGGGCATTGTTCAATGATCCGCGCCTGAGCCGCAATGGCCATGTCTCGTGCGCAAGCTGCCACGCGCCCGCCGCGCAGTTCGAAGATGGACGGCCACTGGGCCAGGGCCTCGGGACCGGCAAACGGCGGACCATGCCGGTGATGGGTGCGGCGGGAGCGCCGTTCCTGTTCTGGGATGGCCGCAAGGACAGCCTGTGGTCGCAGGCGCTGGGGCCGATGGAGGACGCCGCCGAACACGGCGGCAACCGGGTACGGTTTGTCCGGATCATGCAGGCGCACTACGCCGCGCAGTATGAGCAGGTCTTCGGGCCGCTGCCGGCAATGCCAGCGCTTGCGCCGGACGCCTCGCCGCTCGGCACGGAGGACGAGCGTGCGGCCTGGGCGGCCCTGCCGCCCGCCACACAGCAGCAGGTGAACCGCGTCTTCGCCAATATGGGCAAGGCCATTGCCGCCTATGAAAGCCGCGTGCAATATGGCCCTTCGCGCTTCGACCGCTATGTCGGGTCCACCCTCGCCGCGGACTCGCGCGGCCAGGATGTGCTGACTGTCCAGGAGGTACGCGGACTGCGGCTCTTCCTGGGCAAGGGCCAGTGCATCACCTGCCACAACGGCCCGATGCTCAGCGACCATGCCTTCCACAACACGGGCGTCCCGCCGCTGGATCCGGGGCATCCCGACCGCGGGCGTGCCGACGCGATTACAAAGCTGCTCCGTGATGAGTTCAATTGCCTTGGCCCATACAGCGACGCAAAGCCCGAACAATGTGGCGAGCTGAATTTCCTGGCGAAAGACGACCCTGCGCATCTTGGCGCGTTCCGCACGCCGAGCCTGCGCAACGTCGCGGAGCGCGCGCCGTACATGCACGCCGGGCAGATCACGACGCTGCGGGACGTGGTCCGGCACTACGTGGAAGCGCCAGACGCCGTGGTCGGGCAAAGCGAACTGGCGCGCCCTGGCGAGGCACCGGGACAGCGCCAGGCTGTGCGGCTGTCACCGCGCGACGTCGAGGACCTGGTGGCATTTCTCGGCACCCTGTCCGGCGCGATCGATCAGCCGAGGTAG